A single region of the Gracilibacillus caseinilyticus genome encodes:
- a CDS encoding M48 family metalloprotease: MKKYIFGYCLFTILVFIYFYDWYPLMSYGETRYGALAHAFFLAMWPLQLLTLYLLTSKTTLIENIEQITSPVKKILVYVTMLVLLDYLVHFPFRFAWYRITYNEGISTQGVFSWLTEGLLSQALFWLSLFVMVVVARSVIKKWPERWGFILWLFAIPVVVFVMFIQPIWIDPLFDDFQPLRNGELRTEIDSLTEQAGIGEATLLEVNKSEKVSTFNAYVTGIFNHARIVLWDTTINGMSTSEILFIMAHEIAHYMYHHVYIGIGLYLMLSLVVLLLLQNGIRNWKDKHKLPAMTRILTITVAVLMLTQPLSLWISRQMESQADRYAIQHTEYLEPALASYHLLAEQSKADMSPATWLVWMRSSHPPLATRIERIEQEMENRETN, translated from the coding sequence ATGAAAAAATACATCTTTGGTTACTGTCTCTTTACGATTTTGGTATTTATCTATTTTTATGATTGGTATCCGCTTATGTCCTATGGGGAAACTAGGTATGGTGCATTAGCACATGCTTTCTTTCTGGCGATGTGGCCATTGCAGCTGCTAACGCTGTATCTGTTAACCTCCAAAACAACACTGATTGAGAATATCGAACAAATCACATCGCCAGTAAAGAAAATCCTTGTCTATGTCACGATGCTTGTATTGCTGGATTATCTTGTTCATTTTCCTTTCCGATTTGCCTGGTATCGCATTACATATAATGAAGGAATCAGCACGCAAGGTGTATTCTCCTGGCTCACAGAAGGTTTATTAAGTCAGGCGTTATTCTGGCTGTCCTTATTCGTAATGGTAGTCGTGGCACGTAGCGTGATCAAAAAATGGCCCGAACGCTGGGGATTTATACTTTGGCTGTTTGCAATCCCGGTCGTTGTCTTTGTGATGTTTATCCAGCCGATTTGGATCGATCCGCTATTTGATGATTTTCAGCCATTGCGCAACGGGGAACTAAGAACGGAGATTGATTCATTGACAGAGCAAGCGGGCATAGGCGAAGCGACGTTACTCGAAGTCAATAAAAGTGAGAAGGTTTCAACCTTTAATGCCTATGTAACAGGGATATTCAACCATGCACGGATTGTGTTATGGGATACAACCATCAACGGGATGTCCACTAGTGAAATTCTCTTTATTATGGCACATGAAATTGCTCATTATATGTACCACCATGTCTATATTGGCATTGGTTTATATTTAATGTTAAGTCTGGTTGTTTTACTACTGTTACAGAATGGTATCCGCAACTGGAAGGACAAGCATAAGCTTCCGGCGATGACGAGAATTTTAACCATCACAGTAGCAGTACTAATGCTTACGCAGCCATTATCGTTATGGATCTCACGCCAGATGGAATCCCAGGCAGATCGCTATGCTATCCAGCATACGGAATATCTAGAACCAGCATTAGCAAGTTATCATCTGTTAGCTGAACAATCAAAAGCAGACATGTCACCTGCGACCTGGCTGGTTTGGATGCGTTCCAGTCATCCACCGCTAGCTACACGAATCGAGAGAATCGAACAAGAAATGGAAAATCGTGAAACCAATTAA
- a CDS encoding FAD-binding protein: MIDCAVIGGGPAGLNASLVLARAKQQTIVFDDNQARNAVTHASHGFITRDGNRMYQWKTGSQWKTKTNSN, encoded by the coding sequence ATGATAGATTGTGCGGTAATAGGTGGCGGACCAGCTGGATTGAACGCATCGCTTGTGTTAGCAAGAGCTAAACAACAAACGATTGTTTTCGATGATAATCAAGCGAGAAATGCGGTGACACATGCTTCCCATGGTTTTATTACAAGAGACGGTAATCGTATGTACCAATGGAAAACAGGTAGTCAGTGGAAGACAAAAACAAATTCTAACTAA
- a CDS encoding FAD-dependent oxidoreductase — MVLLQETVIVCTNGKQVVSGRQKQILTKHGIDVIEQSISEMSGEDGYLRTIHFTNGGEIDRDGGIVMTGLQQATPLAEQLGCTLDHNGGVESDEFGRTAIPGVYAAGDMKLTGPSQLIMAASEGSKVAAATVGDIVEEGFSK; from the coding sequence ATGGTTTTATTACAAGAGACGGTAATCGTATGTACCAATGGAAAACAGGTAGTCAGTGGAAGACAAAAACAAATTCTAACTAAACATGGAATCGATGTAATCGAACAGTCAATAAGTGAAATGAGTGGCGAAGACGGATACTTGCGTACAATTCATTTCACAAATGGCGGTGAAATAGATCGTGATGGAGGTATAGTTATGACAGGACTTCAACAAGCAACCCCATTAGCAGAACAGTTAGGGTGCACGCTTGATCATAATGGAGGAGTAGAATCCGATGAATTCGGTCGAACAGCCATACCAGGTGTATACGCTGCTGGAGATATGAAACTCACTGGTCCATCTCAGCTGATTATGGCTGCTAGTGAAGGAAGTAAAGTGGCAGCTGCCACAGTCGGGGATATAGTAGAAGAAGGCTTCAGTAAATAA
- a CDS encoding lipoate--protein ligase, which produces MKFIDNKGITDPYINLAIEEYVLKHFGEEDTYLLFYINGPSIIIGKNQNTVEEINTDYVDENGIKVVRRLSGGGAVYHDEGNLNFSFITKDDGDSFHNFAKFTEPVVEALQKLGVPAELKGRNDLVADGRKISGNAQFTTRGRMFSHGTLMYDSEIENVVRSLNVKTEKIKSKGIKSIRSRVANISEFLEEKLSMDELKAHILKHVFAVDNLEDVPQYVLTEEDWANIRRLSEERYQQWDWNFGKSPKFNIQHSHKFDGGLVDVRFDVHKGIIDNCTIYGDFFGVGDVNELETKLKGVRYDRQAIDEVLSGIDVSHYLGKISKDDFLGLVY; this is translated from the coding sequence ATGAAATTTATTGATAATAAAGGCATTACCGATCCATATATTAACCTGGCGATCGAGGAATATGTCCTGAAACATTTTGGTGAAGAAGATACGTATCTGTTATTTTACATAAATGGTCCCTCTATTATTATCGGAAAAAACCAGAATACCGTAGAAGAAATTAATACAGATTATGTAGACGAGAACGGTATTAAAGTCGTTCGTCGATTATCAGGCGGCGGTGCTGTGTATCATGATGAAGGGAATTTAAATTTTAGTTTTATTACAAAAGACGATGGCGACAGCTTCCACAATTTTGCCAAGTTCACAGAACCGGTAGTAGAAGCATTACAGAAATTAGGCGTGCCAGCGGAATTAAAGGGCCGCAACGATTTAGTAGCAGACGGTAGGAAAATTTCCGGTAATGCGCAATTCACCACAAGAGGTCGAATGTTCAGTCACGGGACCTTAATGTATGATTCTGAGATTGAAAATGTCGTACGCTCATTAAATGTTAAAACAGAAAAAATTAAATCAAAAGGAATCAAATCCATTCGCAGCCGTGTTGCGAATATTTCTGAATTCCTTGAAGAAAAATTATCAATGGACGAGCTCAAAGCACATATATTAAAACACGTCTTCGCAGTAGATAACCTGGAGGATGTACCGCAGTATGTGCTGACTGAAGAAGATTGGGCCAACATTCGTAGGCTTTCTGAAGAACGCTACCAGCAATGGGATTGGAATTTCGGTAAATCTCCGAAATTTAATATCCAGCATTCTCACAAGTTTGATGGCGGATTAGTCGATGTTCGTTTCGACGTTCACAAAGGCATTATCGACAATTGTACGATTTATGGTGACTTCTTTGGTGTTGGGGATGTCAATGAATTAGAAACAAAATTAAAAGGAGTTCGTTATGATCGTCAAGCCATTGATGAAGTGTTAAGCGGCATTGATGTGTCCCACTACTTAGGTAAAATTAGTAAAGACGATTTCCTCGGCTTAGTCTATTAA
- a CDS encoding Rrf2 family transcriptional regulator, producing MKYSKATNYALHTMVYLTMVPKGQSVGVEPLAKVQNLSPTYLSKILTKLTKDGLVESTPGVKGGYRIRKKRESITFLDVIEAVEGQHALFYCSMEHDAFTRNHDCLIEEVMSNAEEKMKNELSQQYIVDIAEKIDTTHHANVFLGNEG from the coding sequence ATGAAATATTCAAAAGCAACCAATTATGCACTGCATACGATGGTTTATTTAACAATGGTGCCCAAAGGTCAATCTGTAGGTGTAGAGCCATTAGCGAAGGTTCAAAATCTTTCTCCAACTTACCTTTCTAAGATTTTAACTAAACTTACCAAGGATGGACTGGTAGAATCAACGCCAGGGGTGAAAGGTGGTTATCGAATACGAAAAAAACGAGAATCGATCACATTTCTTGATGTCATTGAAGCCGTAGAAGGGCAACATGCTTTATTTTATTGTTCGATGGAACACGACGCTTTTACCAGAAACCATGACTGTCTCATCGAAGAAGTGATGAGTAATGCAGAAGAGAAGATGAAGAATGAATTAAGTCAGCAATACATTGTAGACATCGCTGAAAAAATCGACACAACGCATCACGCAAACGTATTTTTAGGAAACGAAGGTTAA
- a CDS encoding class I SAM-dependent methyltransferase: protein MEFWESSFLEKQTMWGFEPADSAIWTKKFFLEKDVNDILVPGIGYGRNAKIFTDNGINVTGIEISETAIDLARQNGFGSPIFHGSVADMPFDDKQYDGIFCYGLLHLLNKHDREKFIQDCYYQLKPNSYMVFTTVSKKAPMYGKGKQLDENYFEVMDGVSMYFYDTDSIKQDFGNYGLVEVSEIDEPNKHKKTAPSINFLMIVCKKN, encoded by the coding sequence ATGGAATTCTGGGAATCCAGCTTTTTGGAAAAACAAACAATGTGGGGATTTGAACCTGCAGACTCTGCCATATGGACAAAGAAATTCTTTCTTGAAAAGGACGTGAATGACATACTTGTTCCAGGTATCGGTTATGGTAGAAATGCGAAGATTTTCACAGATAACGGCATCAATGTAACAGGTATAGAAATTTCGGAAACAGCGATTGATTTGGCTAGGCAAAATGGATTTGGTAGTCCAATTTTTCATGGATCGGTAGCCGATATGCCTTTTGATGATAAACAGTATGACGGGATCTTTTGCTATGGATTGCTTCACTTATTGAATAAGCACGACAGAGAAAAATTTATTCAAGATTGCTATTATCAGTTAAAGCCCAATAGCTATATGGTTTTCACTACTGTTTCGAAAAAAGCACCAATGTATGGAAAGGGAAAGCAGTTAGATGAGAATTATTTCGAGGTAATGGATGGTGTCAGCATGTATTTTTATGATACTGATTCGATTAAACAGGATTTCGGAAACTATGGGCTGGTAGAGGTTTCGGAAATAGACGAGCCTAATAAACATAAGAAAACTGCCCCATCTATCAACTTTCTCATGATAGTATGTAAGAAAAATTAA